AAGAGTTGATGTTTACCAGGAGGAGTAGCCAGAAGGATAACTACCATGGCTTGGCCATCCGTTGTTGTATTTCTCAACGACCACTGTAGGTTGTGCGACCGGTACTGGAATCTGTTTCACGACTGGAACAGCATATGGAGCTGGTACTGGAACCTTGACTGGTACGCTGACTGGTACGCTGACTGGAACAGGGACTGGCCTGTCAACTGGGACTGGGACGTGCTTGGTCACTGGGACTGGGTAGGGTTTCGGGACGTGAACGGGATAAGGACGATCGACTGGGACGGCTACTGGTACCTAAAGAAAAGAACATGTCAATGGTTAGATGAGCAACGTTCAATGATTCTTCATTGTGTCCACAAGGGACACATCGATGATGTACTTTCATCAAATTCACgataaaattttgatattttcttaAGTAGAAGCTAGCTCAAAATGGTTGACCGTATAGATTGTTGCAAttctatattatacatatacatacgatTAGCAAAAGTAACATAATCGATCGAGGAATGCATGTAAAATGAAGCCGTTAGATTTACAAAGTTTTCTAAGAAAGCCAGCACGCACGTGTGAGATTATTCTTGGCTTACGAAATCCTAGCACACATTTACATTGAAACGTTAATTAACGTCCGATGATGAAGGCGCTGACTGCCAATCATGCGAACAGATATTCCGTGATAAATAGAGCGTGATTGGGAGCTCGAAGTCCTCGAGATTCTCGTTTATACTAGCTGTCTTGATTTCGATAGAAACGCGCATCAAATTTGATCTGTTATGCAAATCGGTCGGAAAGCTTCCGTAAAAGATCATGTCGCTCTCGATTTCACGCTGCGACGACATAAAAATTTCCCTATCtatattacgttttatttttccagaGCTTTCACGATATAGATTAAGATCTAGGAACACTCTTGTTCGTTCCTATATTCGACTGGTTGCTAATGAGTGAACTAAAGAAATGCAGATTTTTACCCTAACTGGAACAGGAACTTGTCTCTCAACGGGAACAGCGACTGGATGTGGCACTGGAACTGGAACTTCCCTGGTTAAGACAGATACTTGGCCGACTGACACACCGCCGCCGTAACCACCGCCGTAACCACCACTATAACCACCATAACTACCACCACCATATCCCAATCCATAGATTCCTCGTTTGTCTTTTTTTGTTTCGCCTGCAGCCTGTTCTTCGGCGAAGGCTACCGCCAAGAAGGCGAAGATGATGACGAGCTGAAAGAAAGATAATAATCAAATTCTAAGAAAAAGAGAATCACTCCT
This genomic window from Bombus terrestris chromosome 9, iyBomTerr1.2, whole genome shotgun sequence contains:
- the LOC100649736 gene encoding cyclin-dependent kinase inhibitor 1C-like; protein product: MNAKLVIIFAFLAVAFAEEQAAGETKKDKRGIYGLGYGGGSYGGYSGGYGGGYGGGVSVGQVSVLTREVPVPVPHPVAVPVERQVPVPVRVPVAVPVDRPYPVHVPKPYPVPVTKHVPVPVDRPVPVPVSVPVSVPVKVPVPAPYAVPVVKQIPVPVAQPTVVVEKYNNGWPSHGSYPSGYSSW